A region of Massilia sp. KIM DNA encodes the following proteins:
- a CDS encoding nitrous oxide reductase family maturation protein NosD translates to MKTAQVMSAARLAALALAMLGAHVAAQAATYTVGPGQSIQAAVNAAVAGDTVLVQAGIYTQKVLVSGKNGAAGAAITLKGEPGAIISGAGLRPSGREGLITVRNSSHFRVEGFTVTGFATGSAGDSPVGILVTGNGTRVQIVNNKIHGIKHLSTCADPCLVGAHGLAVFGTDTTGITDLLVQGNEVYGNLLQASEALVINGNVDRFEVLFNDVHDNNNIGYDFIGYEGECAACGENDRVRNGLVRGNRAANNSTINNPWYGGEGSAAGFYVDGGRNIVFERNIATLNDIGFEFASEHPGKATEDILMTNNLVYLNREAGVSLGGYAAGLGEARRIHVNNNSFYRNKGWGTEIVLQHKVLNSHFNNNIIVGATSVVDSVDNSGSGSSGNVWGVNLWFAPNTSNVAVPGARLVQDPRYVDPANGNLRLQAGSPAIGKGVAGAALGGWSSPLWSRHYRPGAIPANGSRDLDGQSRVEGGSLDLGADEFGTASPALCGAMGACS, encoded by the coding sequence GGTGAATGCGGCGGTAGCCGGCGACACGGTCCTGGTGCAGGCCGGCATCTATACCCAGAAGGTGCTGGTGAGCGGCAAGAATGGCGCCGCCGGCGCGGCCATCACGCTCAAGGGCGAGCCCGGCGCAATCATCAGCGGCGCAGGCCTGAGGCCGTCCGGGCGGGAAGGGCTGATCACGGTCCGCAACTCGAGCCACTTCCGGGTCGAGGGCTTCACCGTCACCGGCTTCGCCACCGGCAGCGCGGGCGACAGCCCGGTCGGCATCCTGGTTACGGGGAACGGGACCAGGGTCCAGATCGTGAACAACAAAATCCACGGCATCAAGCATCTCAGCACCTGCGCCGATCCCTGCCTCGTCGGCGCCCACGGACTGGCGGTTTTCGGGACCGATACCACCGGCATCACCGACCTGCTGGTGCAGGGTAACGAGGTGTACGGCAACCTGCTGCAGGCCAGCGAGGCCTTGGTCATCAACGGCAACGTCGACCGCTTCGAGGTGCTGTTCAACGACGTTCACGACAATAACAACATCGGCTACGACTTCATCGGCTACGAAGGCGAGTGCGCCGCCTGCGGCGAGAACGACCGCGTGCGCAATGGCCTGGTGCGCGGCAACCGGGCCGCGAACAATTCCACCATCAACAATCCCTGGTACGGCGGCGAGGGCTCGGCGGCCGGCTTCTATGTCGATGGCGGGCGCAACATCGTCTTCGAGCGCAACATCGCCACGCTCAACGACATCGGCTTCGAGTTCGCCAGCGAGCATCCGGGCAAGGCCACCGAGGACATCCTGATGACGAACAACCTCGTCTACCTGAACCGGGAGGCGGGCGTCTCGCTCGGCGGATACGCGGCCGGCCTGGGCGAGGCGCGCCGCATCCACGTCAACAACAATTCCTTCTACAGGAACAAGGGCTGGGGCACCGAGATCGTGCTCCAGCACAAGGTGCTGAACTCCCACTTCAACAACAACATCATCGTCGGCGCGACCAGCGTCGTCGACAGCGTCGACAACAGCGGCAGCGGCAGCAGCGGCAACGTCTGGGGCGTCAACCTGTGGTTCGCGCCGAACACCAGCAACGTGGCCGTGCCGGGCGCCCGCCTGGTCCAGGATCCGCGCTACGTCGATCCGGCGAACGGCAACCTGCGCCTGCAGGCCGGCTCGCCGGCGATCGGCAAGGGCGTCGCGGGCGCGGCGCTGGGCGGCTGGTCCTCGCCCCTGTGGAGCAGGCACTACCGCCCCGGCGCGATCCCGGCCAACGGCAGTCGCGACCTCGACGGCCAGAGCCGGGTCGAGGGCGGCAGCCTGGATCTCGGTGCGGACGAGTTCGGCACGGCCTCGCCGGCCCTGTGCGGCGCCATGGGCGCCTGCTCCTGA